From the genome of Epinephelus moara isolate mb chromosome 10, YSFRI_EMoa_1.0, whole genome shotgun sequence, one region includes:
- the LOC126396718 gene encoding claudin-19, with the protein MASSGLQLLGFLLSLIGLATTVAATMMVEWKKQYQGKSHRIYEGLWMSCSGNERTTCEFHQYLLKLPTEIQATRAVMLISIFLSTVALLVSTVGMKCTRFMDGKPESKSLTAMIGGIMFMIAGLLTLIITSWYVKMIVHYVHESHRLQSFEFGKAVFVSWAGGLLTMAGGAFLSCRRCSRSQSNGSISSNQLLATNTHSKSNYV; encoded by the exons ATGGCCAGCTCTGGGCTGCAGCTCCTCGggttcctcctctctctgatcGGTCTCGCCACCACTGTTGCTGCAACTATGATGGTTGAATGGAAGAAGCAGTACCAGGGCAAGTCGCACCGCATATACGAGGGCTTGTGGATGAGCTGCAGTGGCAATGAGAGAACAACCTGTGAATTTCACCAGTACCTCCTGAAGCTGCCAA CTGAGATCCAGGCCACCAGGGCCGTGATGCTGATCAGCATCTTCCTCTCCACTGTGGCGCTGTTGGTCTCCACAGTGGGAATGAAGTGCACCCGCTTCATGGACGGCAAACCTGAGAGCAAATCCTTGACAGCTATGATTGGAGGAATCATGTTCATGATTGCAG gTTTACTGACCCTCATCATAACCTCCTGGTACGTCAAAATGATTGTTCATTACGTCCACGAATCCCATCGCCTgcagag CTTTGAGTTTGGTAAGGCCGTGTTTGTCAGCTGGGCTGGTGGCCTCCTCACTATGGCTGGCGGTGCCTTTCTGAGCTGTCGGAGATGCTCGCGGTCTCAGTCGAACGGCTCCATCAGCTCCAACCAGCTCCTCGCCACCAACACCCACTCCAAGTCCAACTACGTCTAG